TATCAGTAGAATGATGCTCAATAGTACGCTGCTCAGAAGGAGAGTGTGAAGTCAACTGCTCGGGATGAGAGTGTGGAGTGAGCTGCTCGGAAGAAGGGTGTGGAGTAGGCATCAAATGAAGATCAAATGACGGATAAGGATCCCTCGATATATCCTGAGTAACATCTATATGAACATCTCCAAGATGTGTCATCATAGTTACATCACCAACTACATCATCTCCAAGTACATCTGCAACAATCTGATCAAGTACATCAGCTCCTCGTCCTCGACCTCGACCTCGACCTCTACCACGTCTTGGATGACGCCCGGGATCCCGCCGCGCATCCATCTCTCTAACTTTACGCTCATCCACTGGCAATGCGTCAAAACCATACAACCTAAAATCTCTAACAGCATTACAACCATCAACAACTAACTGATGAACACCTGGAAGAACTGAATCTGTCTGATCAGCTATACTCCTCAACAAATCTCCCTAAATACAACAAAtaaataaaagacttgttatggTTCATAAAAAAGGAAAGAAACAAAACAATTGAAAAAAGACTACAAAACAATTGAACATATATATAAGGTACGAGAAATAAATTATGAACATGTATATAGGACTTACAACGTAATGATGAAATGCACCAGTACGAGTAGGAATGGCAATCGGGTCGGATCGGATCGGgtattgcagaatccatatccaaacccgaaaattttatccatacccgaacccgatccgaacccgaaaaatacccgaaaatgaatacccgaacccgatccatcggatttcggatcggatttggatatacccgaaacccgaaatttttgaattggatattcatacccgaacccgaaacccgaacccgaaatctgaaaatttgtataatgattgatattgcaagtacttgggatcgaacacgcgacttgtagagaaagagttttaatgtgtcatcttcaaccactccaccacatcattaattgtgATATTATATGTATAggtaatattaaaaaaatcaacCCAATTGATACCCGGTTTTTTAGATTTTTTGCTAAAACATATTTTGTTAAACTTATAAACCTTATCACTcatttaaatgattgaataattacatttcattaaactttataattagttaatttttaacataaatataaaaatatatgtttaaaatattatataataatatgtataaggtaaattatagaatatatatataatattataatgtgtaatttataaaattttaatattatatatatattataaatttaataattcgGGTTTTTTTCCGGATTTCGGATTCAGATCGGGTTCGGATAGTGTTTCGGATTTCAGATCGGGTTTCGGATCActatacctaatatccaaatccaaatccaaaaattttcgggtttaaaaattaaatccatatccaaatccaaatccaaaaaatcgggttcggtatatccaaaatttcgggtttcggatcaGATATCCGTCAGATCGGATTATTTTGCCATCCCTAAGTACGAGAAATAAATCGCACAGTCCTCTGCATATACCAATCGTGATAGCCAAGTACTGTACTATCATCAACAATCAAATCTGCATGGAAGATAGTATCTGAACGATGATCCCAGAGAGAAATGAATGGCTCAAATTTCTGACTCCACTTAAATAAATGATTGCCCCTCAAAGTCATCTGATGTAACTCACTTGTGTACTCTAACACAGGTGGAATAGATTGCACCATCCCAAACTGCCTAGCAACTCTGTCAGGCGCATGAGTCTCAACAATAAAAATACAAAGGATGGGGCCTCTATAACGCCAAATATGACGACCAACCAAGCAATAAGGAGGCAAAGAATCAATGATATCCGTAGAATAAGGCTGCCATATGAAGTTAGATGGTGCAAGCCCATCTAGAACTGTACGGTAAACAGAAAGTGTACGACCAACCATTTCTTTAAAAGAAAGACTAACAAGCCACCTAGaatcaaaattaataaataaaaccAATTCAATATTCTAAtgtaaaattatatttaaatctTTCTAAAAACCCAATTAAGGGATTAGTGAACCctagaaaattaaaaaatttaaaagtaTGATTATTACATTAACTTATTAACTTCGGTTCTAAACCCTAGCAATAATTAGGGTTTACGATCTAGGCCTAAAACCTAAACCGTAAACCCTAACTCAACAATGTTTTTTTAAAGTTTATTCTAATGTAAAATTACATTTAAATCTTTCTAAAACCCAATTAAGGGATTAGTGAACCctagaaaattaaaaaatttaaaagtaTTAAAAATAAGAGTAAATGTCAAATGAGTAgtaaaacacaaattagaagaTGAATTATCAAATACAATACTCCAAATTTAACATGAATTTAAAATAAAAGTTTCAAATATCTAATTAAATTATCTTGAAATAAATAAGAACAATAGTCAAATTGCTTTAATTCTTGTAGCGCGATGCTTGAAAGTCCATTGCATTCTTATAACGTGTAAACTTTCTTCTTCCTTTCTTCTTCTCAACTTCTTTATCATGCACCAACTTTGGAATGTCAACTCCCGATGGCCAACAAGAATCCCCTTTGATTGGTATTGGTTCAAATACACCGTTATAAACCTTTGAAACATTCTCCAACTTATAAAAATTGCCTACAAACCTTTCATGACTCATATTTAAATGGGCACAACATGCAACCAAATGAGAACATGGAATGCGATAGTTTTGCCACTTTCCACAAGAACACATACCCTCTTGCAACCGGACGGTATGCCTATTTCCTCCTTTTTGGCCAACCCTCCTAGTCACCACTTGAAATAACATAGAATCTCGGTCAAATACCGTGACATTATGCCCGGTAGCACATTTATTCGATCGGCTCAACATTTTGTGTGCATGTTTTGTGAACACTTGACCTTTAAATGATTGGGTTGCAATCTCAACCCGCCTttcatcaaaatactccacggtCTTTGAAAACACAAACCTCACCAATGAACTAATCGGGAGGCTTCTAGCTTCAAGAATTGTATTGTTCCAACTTTCGGCATGGTTGGTGGTCATAATTCCAAAACGTTTCCCCCCATCATGTGCCAAAGACCATTTCATCAATGGTTTATCCGTAAACTACTCTTCCGCCCGAGGCTCCACAATTAGCATTTGCTCCCACAGATAATCAAACTTTTTCTCTTGCACTTGAGAAGCCAAATCAACTAATCTATCCTTCAATCCTGGTCTTCTATGCGCATTAACAAAATTTGTAGACAAGTGTCTAATGCAAAACCTATGATGGTTATACGGCTCACACCATCCCATCTGCCGTATAGCTGCCATAATCCCAGCATGTCTGTCAGAGATGATACAAATGCCATGTCTCCTACCTGCAACGAATCTCCTCAACCGATCCATGAACCACCCCCAACTAGAAACATTCTCAGATTCCACAATTGCAAACGCCAATGAAAGAATGTGACTGAAACCATCTACTGCTACAACACTCAATAGTACACCGGGATAAGGACCATAAAGGTGGGTGCCATCTATGTGAATGATCGGGATGCAATGCTCAAATCCATCAATACAGGGCTTAAAAGCCCAAAACAATCTTTTGAACGTCACTTCCTGTTACACACATATATTATAACATTAATTAGTGCAAACCCTAACTTCAATGTACCCaaaagaataagaattagatttACAAAAAAAAAGAATGAACTACTAATATTGTCAAAAATGATACCTCTAAATTCTCATGTACTCCCGACTCTCTTTAAAAAGCCAATCAACTTTTGTACCAACATTAAAGGATTGCAATGCTTCCATCAAATAAGGAAGATCTTCATATGATCCTTCCCAAGACCCATGCACTTCATCCATCACAAGTTTCTTTGCATTTCTAATTTTCTTTCTACCTGGAAGATAACTAAACATACTTTTTGCTGTAGCCATTAACACTTTTTCTTTAATTCTAGGATCGGCTACAATTTGTTCCTTAATAGTTTCCACAATATCATAACAGGACAAGTTATGGTGGTCTTGAGTAATTGCGGTGCTCATACATGTGTGTGGCCCGGAAGTTTTCATTATTTGAAATTTACCAAGTGCCTTTCTCAATCTAGCCTTTAAACTCCACTCACAACCATCTTCCCTCAACTTACATGCAACATGCCAATTCAAATCACTTGATCTAGTAACGGTAAACTCTTGATGACTAGCAATATGAAATTGATTCACAACATGAATCAAATCCTCTTTTGAATTAAATGTCATACCCTCCCTCAACTCCATAGGTGTTGACACATCATCTCTTATATCCATAATTGACTCATCAAAAGAAACAATATTAAGTGTGGATTTACCAATCATTATTCCACTATCAACAACATCATTAATATCCACACCTCGACTACTACTAATTTGCCCCTCCAAATATTTACTACTACTACCTGTATACCCTTCAAAGCATCTACTAGAACTCTTTTCGGCAACTTTAGAGCTACTATCAACTAATAGGCAATTGGGTATTTTTTCAATATAAATTTCCACAAAGAAAGGAGGTCCCTTTGAAAGAATAACTCCAAACATTAcatcaacatcatcatcatcatcaagaGGCATAATACCGAATTTCATATCATTAGGATTTTGACTTCTAAAATACaacttcaaataataattatccttatcaattttcaatttcaaaaataCCAAATCACATAAATTACGGTAATTCATGCTACTATGAAGTTTAATATGCTTGGAAATGGGTTTATCATATACGCAACCATCTAATTGAGTATGTTGAATATTACCGTCGATATAGATCCACGCAATTACCGATGTCGATTTTGATCCCGAACCCGAGCCCGAAGCCATTATGAAATTACACTTAATATCagtatattaaatatatataaatatcatatattaTATGTTTAAGTGCTAGGGTTTTGGATTTTATTTAGAAGAAGCAGTAGAGTAGCAGAGGCTGTTGAATACATATGTGTATGGAATAAAAGCAAAAAACGGAGCCTCAAAGCATGTTAATGGTCTGATATACAGGCAGAACATATATTAGTAAAAAATGACAAAAACGGAACACGGAAAACCGTTTAAACTAATAAAACGCAGTTTGATATGTTGTTATCGTTGTATATTTAAAAATCTTAAATAACAAAAACGCAGTTTGAGATTATGTTAAAACAGTTAAAACACGATTTGGGAGTTTGTTTTTGTTTAACCAGTAATTGTTTGTAAACTATGAAACGTAACATGAAATCTTGTTTTACAGGAAAAACAAGATTAGAAGTTGCGTTTTTCATATAAAATTATGCTCTTAGATAATTTCAAAACGGAACAGGAGAACTTGTAATTTATCAAAAATtggataatttttataaaacgctgttttaattttggttttggattttaaatttataattctaaaaacacgaaacattattttgaaaattgTATAAAATTGTTTTAGTCTTAAAGTTTTTTAGTAAAATGTTAAAAACGTGATTTGAAAACAAGTTATTAAAAGAAAAAACGTGATTTGAAGTCATGtttttgataagtggcattttataccacttagaacgtcttaaaatggcttaaattggtgtcttgaaatcaagtattttgtgtatttgatgcgtttttctagtgtttatgcatttcagggtattagttgcatttcgggggaggaatcatcaagaataagccttggcatgtgttcaccattgcgagaggaaaggaatgggcagattacggcgaagaaacggagcaagcttggaatttttccagtagggtcctgcgcgcccgcgcagaaatgctgagcggccgcgcagtagcctgcgcgcccgcgcaggaatgctgagcggccgcgcagggtcgggggaaaagaaactgaattattttagacttctacttctgtgtggcttccaacttctatgtaatctgagttttatgggactattatataggtagatttgagacgttttcatagagagtattaaggagattatgttttagattgtgttttacgcaaggagcgaaggagataaggaagaagaccgatttagcacaccgcaacgaagaggaagcatatattcttgtgattcttgtttcgttgtaacgttggatgctagttttcttgctttgacttatttactcttgtgacgtactctgttttaatataattagtttagttattattttcttgtgtttgtttatcatgatttcatatgaacccatgatggcgatgagttctattatgggctaatcgtgatcatggggttacaacggatttattatggaattctttagttaattgtttaatactttagtgtgtgatgattgcatgatatctagtattggttgtgcgtattcgtcttatgtgcgtcgcgaacatataagatagggtgttaatctcttgtgaagcgacggtggatcttgagatttagaacttgccatgctagcataggttcatgtacgttatgcatgattagtgggtaactctaacagttttatttgccctatgtaatcaaaaggaataacttgtgcttaaatcgttgtgttgtcaatttctgtagacatataggaactcaacataattgatgactattcaacttctatcttaattgtggatgcttggtagaatggtattagtacaatgaaagttggcttttatcagtttcgtgttattcgattaatgtcatcactatcacatgctaaaggtaataacaatggctatagaaggaagtaataatgaagttgtgatctcatgggtgttttattattgataaattgaagtgtgagttaagtggttaattaagtagttaattatagttaatatttgatcaacaattttaagtgttattatcttaacattgagaagtaatcatacattggtgagtgagtttaattagacaataaattagtctgagtctctgagggaacgaactagaaagtattctatattacttgcgaacgcgtatacttgcgtgaatattagtgcgtgttttcgccctaacaagtttttggcgccgctgccggggactcggcgtatttgtttagtttatgtacttaccatcattggtcattaggactcagtgattaggacgtagtagttacttactcttttcggttgtgtttcaggtactttagtaagcgtttatgcaaactcgttctcgtgctcgcaagaggactttagatacaactgaggagacagacgaagttcttgatattccggagaagttagattttgaggattcagattcaggaactgagcagaaagaaccagtaaacatgggagatcgtattgttcaagctgatccagctcttatggatttttctcggcctaaaattgatgacattcagtcaagcatccttcatccggctattcaagctaacacctttgaaatcaagccgggcactattcagatggtgcagaattctgtttcttttggaggagcggcaactgaagaccccaacatgcacataagaaattttgtcgagatctgcagcacttttaagtataatggcgtgactgatgaggctatcaagttgaggcttttcccattctcactaagggataaggctaaagactggttacattctgaaccagctgggtccatcactacgtggtaagatcttgcgcaaaagtttctggtgaagttttatccaatggtaAAGACTGCTGCTATtaggagtgctcttactcagtttgcgcagcaacctacagaatctatgtgcgaggcttgggaacgctacaaggaaatgttgagaaaatgtccacatcatggaatgccggattggatggtaatcactggtttttataatggtttgggggcccaatctcggcccatgctcgatgcagcagctggaggcgccttatgggctaaaagttatactgaggcgtataatcttatagagacgatggctgcaaatgagcatcaaaacccaactcagaggatgacgtcaggcaaggtagcaggtattctggaagttgatgcagccaccgctattgcagcccagctccaagcgctatcaataaaggttgattctctggctacgtatggagttaatcaaatagctatggtttgtgagctttgtgcaggttctcatgctacggatcagtgttctcttgtcaacgaatctgttcagtatgtgaataattatcagcgacaatagcagcctgtgccagcgacctatcatcctaataacagaaatcatccaaatttcagctgggggaataatcagaatgctattcagccaccatatcagcaaggagtgagtaaacagtttaacccacctggattccagccACCACAGCAGTttgctacaaggcaatcatatcctcaacagggaagtgcagctgcacctactagtgctgattttgaggaacttaagctgttgtgcaagagtcaggcggtttctatcaagaccttggaaaatcaaatcggtcaattagccaatgcagtgctcaatcgtcaacctggcactcttcccagtgacacagAAGTActaggcaggaaggaagctaaagagcaagtcaaggctattaccttaaggtctggaaaagtagctgatgctgaaaaggcaaaagaagtcgaagctgaagttagagatgaagaatctaagcaaaaggagaaagcggcggaaccaaggaagactactgttgaacacactctgcctgaggctaatacaggggagaaacagctctatcctccaccaccttttcctaagagattgccgcaacaaaagctggatagacagtttgggaagtttctggaggtgttcaagaaacttcac
This sequence is a window from Apium graveolens cultivar Ventura chromosome 9, ASM990537v1, whole genome shotgun sequence. Protein-coding genes within it:
- the LOC141685501 gene encoding uncharacterized protein LOC141685501 → MKWSLAHDGGKRFGIMTTNHAESWNNTILEARSLPISSLVRFVFSKTVEYFDERRVEIATQSFKGQVFTKHAHKMLSRSNKCATGHNVTVFDRDSMLFQVVTRRVGQKGGNRHTVRLQEGMCSCGKWQNYRIPCSHLVACCAHLNMSHERFVGNFYKLENVSKVYNGVFEPIPIKGDSCWPSGVDIPKLVHDKEVEKKKGRRKFTRYKNAMDFQASRYKN
- the LOC141685503 gene encoding uncharacterized protein LOC141685503, whose translation is MASGSGSGSKSTSVIAWIYIDGNIQHTQLDGCVYDKPISKHIKLHSSMNYRNLCDLVFLKLKIDKDNYYLKLYFRSQNPNDMKFGIMPLDDDDDVDVMFGVILSKGPPFFVEIYIEKIPNCLLVDSSSKVAEKSSSRCFEGYTGSSSKYLEGQISSSRGVDINDVVDSGIMIGKSTLNIVSFDESIMDIRDDVSTPMELREGMTFNSKEDLIHVVNQFHIASHQEFTVTRSSDLNWHVACKLREDGCEWSLKARLRKALGKFQIMKTSGPHTCMSTAITQDHHNLSCYDIVETIKEQIVADPRIKEKVLMATAKSMFSYLPGRKKIRNAKKLVMDEVHGSWEGSYEDLPYLMEALQSFNEVTFKRLFWAFKPCIDGFEHCIPIIHIDGTHLYGPYPGVLLSVVAVDGFSHILSLAFAIVESENVSSWGWFMDRLRRFVAGRRHGICIISDRHAGIMAAIRQMGWCEPYNHHRFCIRHLSTNFVNAHRRPGLKDRLVDLASQVQEKKFDYLWEQMLIVEPRAEE